In one window of Gammaproteobacteria bacterium DNA:
- a CDS encoding cytochrome c: MKAMLLALSVTLFFNVAHAEGDPAAGKKTAQQCASCHGPDGNSTSPTYPKLAGQHEDYLTQALHDYKSGARENSTMAGMAGPLSEQDIEDLAAYFSQQQGLSQPEID, from the coding sequence ATGAAAGCGATGCTTCTGGCCTTGAGCGTCACGCTGTTTTTCAACGTCGCGCACGCGGAGGGTGACCCCGCCGCTGGCAAGAAAACGGCGCAGCAATGCGCCTCCTGTCACGGACCGGACGGCAACAGTACTTCACCGACTTACCCCAAGCTCGCGGGCCAGCACGAGGACTATCTGACGCAGGCCCTGCACGACTACAAGTCGGGCGCACGGGAAAATTCCACCATGGCCGGCATGGCCGGGCCGCTGTCTGAGCAGGATATTGAAGATCTGGCCGCGTATTTTTCGCAGCAACAAGGTTTGTCTCAGCCGGAGATCGACTGA
- a CDS encoding fatty acid desaturase: protein MATGLLALPWWGYIIVGLALTHVTIVSVTIFLHRCQAHRALTLHPVASHFFRFWLWLTTGMITKEWVAVHRKHHAKTETEGDPHSPHVEGIHKVLWEGAELYRAESGNAETLEHYGRGTPDDWLERKLYSRHNVLGVSLLVIINFGLFGIYGITLWAVQMMWIPFFAAGVVNGLGHFWGYRNFESPDGSTNLTNFGILIGGEEMHNNHHAFPTSARFSNKWWEFDIGWMYIRVLSAMGLARVKKVAPKPVVRSDKQVIDIETARAVIAGRLHVMAQYARSVTLPVFRDQLRQADLPYRAALKKVRFALVREESRVDTQVKARLQDTLARNEALRTVYEFRGRLQALWGRTFDSHEKVLLALQEWCRQAEATGVEVLQEFARRLQSYSLQPARV, encoded by the coding sequence ATAGCTACCGGTTTACTGGCCCTGCCCTGGTGGGGCTACATCATCGTCGGTCTGGCGCTGACGCATGTCACCATCGTCTCTGTCACCATCTTTCTGCATCGCTGCCAGGCGCATCGAGCGCTGACCCTGCATCCTGTCGCCAGCCATTTTTTCCGCTTCTGGCTGTGGCTGACGACCGGCATGATCACCAAGGAATGGGTCGCGGTGCATCGCAAGCATCACGCCAAAACCGAGACTGAAGGCGACCCCCACAGCCCGCATGTCGAGGGCATTCACAAGGTTTTGTGGGAAGGCGCGGAACTGTATCGCGCCGAATCGGGCAATGCCGAAACGCTGGAACATTACGGCCGCGGCACGCCGGACGACTGGCTGGAGCGCAAGCTTTACTCACGTCACAACGTGCTGGGTGTGAGCCTGCTGGTTATTATCAATTTCGGGCTGTTCGGCATCTACGGCATCACGCTGTGGGCAGTGCAGATGATGTGGATTCCGTTTTTTGCCGCCGGGGTGGTGAACGGGCTGGGGCATTTCTGGGGCTACCGGAATTTCGAGAGCCCGGACGGTTCTACCAATTTGACCAACTTCGGCATCCTCATCGGCGGTGAGGAAATGCACAACAACCATCATGCATTCCCGACCTCGGCGCGCTTCTCCAACAAGTGGTGGGAGTTCGACATCGGCTGGATGTACATTCGCGTGCTGTCCGCTATGGGTCTGGCCAGGGTCAAAAAAGTCGCGCCCAAGCCCGTGGTCCGCAGCGACAAGCAGGTCATCGACATCGAGACAGCGCGCGCGGTCATCGCCGGGCGCCTGCACGTCATGGCGCAATACGCCCGTAGCGTCACCCTGCCGGTATTCCGCGATCAATTGCGCCAGGCGGACCTGCCGTACCGCGCTGCGCTAAAGAAGGTGAGGTTTGCGCTGGTGCGCGAAGAAAGCCGTGTGGATACGCAAGTGAAGGCCAGACTGCAAGACACGCTCGCCCGCAACGAGGCGTTGCGCACGGTGTATGAATTTCGCGGGCGCCTGCAGGCGTTGTGGGGTCGCACCTTCGACAGCCACGAGAAAGTGCTGCTGGCTTTGCAGGAGTGGTGCCGCCAGGCGGAAGCGACTGGCGTGGAGGTGTTGCAGGAATTCGCCCGGCGGTTACAGAGCTATTCGCTCCAGCCGGCCAGGGTGTAA
- the rpmB gene encoding 50S ribosomal protein L28, whose amino-acid sequence MSRICQVTGKRPVTGNNVSHAHNKTRRRFLPNLHFHRFWVESEQRWVRLRVSTRGLRIIDKKGIDQVLIDMRAQGDKV is encoded by the coding sequence ATGAGCAGAATCTGTCAGGTCACGGGCAAGCGCCCCGTTACGGGGAACAATGTTTCGCACGCCCATAATAAAACCCGGCGCCGCTTTTTGCCGAACCTTCATTTCCACCGGTTCTGGGTCGAAAGCGAGCAGCGTTGGGTGAGGCTGCGCGTGTCCACGCGCGGTTTGCGGATCATCGACAAAAAAGGCATCGATCAGGTGCTAATCGATATGCGCGCCCAAGGCGACAAGGTATAA
- a CDS encoding DUF4340 domain-containing protein, with the protein MTARAWLNIALVALLAGLAAVAWLKPGQTDARLLQIDAEAVNHIVIERARKPVIRLEKRHRQWWVTSPIVVRANPARVASVLELTITTGDTRYPADSLELARFGLANPGVTVKLDGKTIAFGRINPVTQLRYVQTGHTVHLISDVLFNLESSGAAAYASIALLPAVANIEALRLPDIDIRRAKDGAWTASPAALAPRAIKNTLRAWREASAIRVGAYRKQPSGDRVTVALENGRAMYFEVVAREAELILARPGLRLQYHLPATSAASLLPVSADAEQP; encoded by the coding sequence ATGACGGCGCGCGCATGGCTGAATATCGCGCTGGTGGCCCTGCTCGCCGGGCTGGCGGCGGTCGCCTGGCTGAAGCCCGGTCAGACGGATGCACGTCTGCTGCAAATCGATGCGGAGGCTGTGAACCACATCGTTATCGAGCGCGCGCGCAAACCTGTCATCCGCCTTGAAAAGCGCCATCGACAATGGTGGGTTACGTCGCCGATTGTGGTTCGCGCGAACCCGGCGCGCGTCGCGTCGGTGCTGGAGCTGACGATCACGACCGGTGATACCCGCTACCCTGCTGATTCCCTGGAACTCGCCCGCTTTGGCCTGGCGAACCCAGGCGTTACCGTCAAACTGGACGGCAAAACGATCGCATTCGGGCGAATCAACCCGGTCACCCAGCTACGCTATGTGCAAACCGGTCACACGGTGCACCTGATAAGCGATGTCCTGTTCAATCTGGAAAGTTCTGGTGCCGCGGCCTACGCATCCATCGCGTTGCTGCCCGCGGTGGCGAACATCGAGGCGCTGCGCCTGCCGGACATCGACATTCGCCGCGCAAAAGACGGGGCGTGGACCGCGTCGCCGGCGGCGTTGGCGCCGCGAGCAATCAAAAACACGCTTCGCGCCTGGCGGGAAGCCAGCGCCATTCGTGTAGGCGCCTATCGGAAACAGCCGTCGGGAGATCGGGTGACGGTCGCGCTTGAAAACGGACGGGCGATGTATTTCGAGGTCGTCGCGCGCGAGGCGGAGCTGATTCTTGCGCGTCCAGGGTTGCGCCTTCAATACCACTTGCCGGCCACCTCCGCCGCGTCGCTGTTGCCCGTGAGCGCCGACGCGGAGCAACCCTGA
- a CDS encoding ABC transporter permease subunit, whose amino-acid sequence MILTIANGELRRMFYTPLAWVILAVVLLVLGLLFLFLVDNYLNIIQPQLMGVSGAPGVTDSVLAPVLFWAGVVMLAVSPLLTMRIFSEERALGSLTLLTSAPLSVTEIVLGKYLSLLIFTLAMLALIALMPLSLLGGTQLDWGKFAAGMLGLFLMIASFLAAGLYISAQVRTPLIAAVASFGLLMLLVVLYMSGSAEGTASELFIYLSHFGHFLSFLQGLFDSSDLVYYFLFSAAFLILTIRRLDNERLAR is encoded by the coding sequence ATGATCCTCACTATCGCCAATGGCGAACTGCGCCGCATGTTCTATACGCCGCTGGCCTGGGTGATCCTGGCAGTGGTGTTGCTCGTGCTGGGGCTGCTGTTTCTGTTCCTGGTCGATAACTATCTGAACATCATTCAGCCCCAGCTCATGGGCGTGTCCGGCGCGCCGGGTGTGACCGATTCGGTGCTGGCGCCGGTGCTGTTCTGGGCCGGCGTCGTGATGCTTGCCGTATCGCCGCTGTTGACCATGCGCATCTTCAGCGAGGAACGCGCCCTGGGCAGTCTCACCCTGTTGACCAGCGCGCCGTTATCCGTCACCGAGATCGTGCTGGGCAAATATCTGAGCTTGCTGATATTTACCCTGGCGATGCTGGCCCTGATCGCGCTGATGCCGCTGTCGCTGCTGGGCGGCACGCAGCTCGACTGGGGCAAGTTCGCCGCCGGCATGCTGGGCCTGTTTTTGATGATCGCCTCGTTTCTGGCGGCGGGCCTGTACATCTCCGCGCAGGTGCGCACGCCGCTGATCGCCGCGGTCGCGAGCTTCGGTCTGCTCATGTTGCTGGTGGTGCTTTATATGTCCGGCAGCGCCGAGGGCACGGCCAGCGAGCTGTTTATTTATCTCTCGCATTTCGGTCATTTTCTCTCCTTTCTGCAGGGCCTGTTCGACAGCAGCGACCTTGTCTATTACTTCCTGTTCAGCGCCGCCTTCCTGATCCTGACCATCCGGCGGCTGGACAACGAACGCCTGGCGCGCTGA
- a CDS encoding ABC transporter ATP-binding protein: MIDEALVSADNLFRYYGQHCAVENLNLKLRRGEVLGLLGPNGAGKSSTLRMLSGNLAPSRGRITINGIDLLDAPKRAKAHIGYLPERPPLYPDLSVDEYLRYCARLHRIPRARIADALIEVKTRCGLIEVGRRIIGNLSRGFQQRVGIAQALIHSPPLVILDEPTVGLDPVQIHEIRALIRALGRTHGVILSTHILPEVQAVCDRVQIIHAGRTVFNDTLTSLSEHQGAKSWIVSFASPPALSELRRLAGIETVEPLAGGRLRLVYGNAAAVDALVESSVANNWRLRELTPETTTLEQIFIGLVHSEADAGSATNQRSAIA, translated from the coding sequence ATGATTGACGAAGCACTGGTCAGCGCCGACAACCTCTTTCGCTACTACGGTCAGCACTGCGCGGTCGAGAACCTGAACCTTAAGCTAAGGCGCGGGGAAGTGCTGGGGCTGCTGGGGCCCAACGGCGCGGGCAAATCCTCGACTTTAAGGATGCTGAGCGGCAACTTAGCGCCCAGCCGCGGCCGCATTACGATTAACGGCATCGATCTGCTTGATGCGCCCAAACGCGCCAAGGCGCACATCGGCTATCTGCCCGAGCGCCCACCGCTCTATCCCGATCTCTCCGTGGATGAGTATCTGCGATACTGCGCGCGCCTGCATCGCATACCGCGCGCGCGCATCGCCGACGCCCTGATTGAGGTCAAGACGCGCTGCGGTCTGATCGAGGTCGGGCGCCGCATAATCGGCAATCTGTCCAGGGGTTTTCAGCAGCGCGTAGGCATTGCACAGGCTCTGATTCACAGCCCTCCGCTGGTGATCCTGGACGAGCCCACCGTAGGTCTGGATCCCGTGCAGATTCACGAGATCCGCGCTCTGATCCGCGCGCTTGGACGCACGCATGGCGTGATTCTCTCCACGCATATTCTTCCCGAGGTGCAGGCGGTGTGCGATCGGGTGCAGATCATCCACGCCGGGCGTACGGTGTTCAACGACACGCTCACCAGTTTAAGCGAGCACCAGGGCGCCAAATCCTGGATTGTTTCGTTTGCGTCGCCGCCCGCGCTGAGCGAACTGCGCCGGCTGGCCGGGATCGAGACGGTCGAGCCGCTCGCCGGCGGACGGCTGCGGCTCGTGTACGGGAACGCGGCCGCGGTGGATGCGCTGGTCGAGTCATCGGTCGCCAACAACTGGCGCCTGCGCGAACTCACACCGGAGACCACCACGCTTGAACAAATCTTCATAGGGCTGGTGCACAGCGAAGCGGACGCCGGCTCCGCCACCAACCAGCGTAGCGCCATCGCATGA
- a CDS encoding cytochrome c5 family protein, which produces MRRKLPGTGGKLSIKATWPCAVAVLCGSLSGSVLAQEDIAAGKLKADTCLGCHGIPGYTNVYPSYHVPKLGGQHSDYIVSALQAYKAGQRDHDTMHAQAVTLSAKDMANIGAYFESLGSAASAGSKPQQTASSGGQQTSSKSAAGEQTYAQVCASCHDSGASGAPKLGDKTAWQPRIQQGQQTLYSHAINGFGAMPPKGGDPSLSDADVQAAVDYMVSEAGGAQQTASAGGKAAQESQPPAMGPGIKQAAAGGAALENESVYQGMCASCHDSGALGAPKITDSGAWETRIAMGSQALYTSAIGGVGAMPAKGGHPQLSDAEVKLAVDYIISQVAGGGQQQSEKAAAAKQQSGAAKTGQSIEQIAARGASADNESVYQGMCASCHDSGALGAPKITDRGAWQSRIAMGAQALYTSAIGGVGAMPAKGGHPQLSDAEVKLAVDYIISQVVGGGQQKAAAAKQPQSGAAKKGQSINQIAARGASTDNESVYQGICASCHDSGALGAPKITDHGAWQSRIAMGAQALYTSAIGGVGAMPAKGGHPQLSDADVKLAVDYIISQVAGGGQQQSGKAAAAEQPQSGTTKKGQ; this is translated from the coding sequence ATGAGGCGAAAGCTGCCAGGCACTGGCGGAAAGTTATCGATCAAAGCCACCTGGCCTTGCGCAGTCGCGGTTCTGTGCGGATCATTGAGCGGTTCGGTGCTGGCGCAAGAGGACATCGCGGCAGGCAAGCTTAAAGCCGACACCTGTCTAGGCTGTCACGGGATACCCGGTTATACCAACGTGTATCCGTCCTATCACGTACCCAAGCTGGGCGGTCAGCACTCCGATTACATCGTCTCCGCGTTACAGGCATACAAGGCCGGTCAGCGCGATCACGACACGATGCACGCCCAGGCCGTAACGCTTTCCGCCAAGGATATGGCCAATATCGGCGCGTATTTCGAGTCGCTGGGAAGTGCGGCGTCCGCGGGCAGCAAACCGCAACAGACCGCGTCGTCTGGCGGTCAGCAAACGTCTTCGAAGTCGGCGGCCGGCGAGCAGACCTATGCGCAAGTTTGCGCTAGTTGCCACGACTCCGGCGCCTCCGGCGCGCCCAAGCTGGGTGACAAAACGGCCTGGCAGCCACGCATCCAGCAGGGCCAACAAACGCTATATTCGCACGCCATCAACGGGTTCGGCGCCATGCCGCCCAAGGGCGGCGATCCCAGCCTGAGCGACGCGGACGTGCAGGCCGCTGTCGATTACATGGTCAGCGAAGCCGGCGGTGCTCAGCAGACCGCGTCCGCAGGCGGTAAGGCCGCACAAGAATCTCAGCCCCCCGCCATGGGACCAGGTATCAAGCAGGCAGCCGCAGGCGGCGCAGCACTTGAAAACGAATCAGTCTATCAGGGCATGTGCGCTTCGTGTCACGATTCAGGCGCGCTGGGTGCACCGAAAATAACCGACAGCGGCGCGTGGGAGACGCGCATCGCCATGGGTTCACAAGCCCTTTACACCAGCGCCATCGGTGGTGTGGGCGCGATGCCTGCCAAAGGCGGTCATCCGCAGCTCAGCGACGCCGAGGTGAAACTTGCCGTCGACTATATTATTTCTCAGGTTGCCGGCGGCGGACAACAGCAATCAGAAAAAGCGGCCGCGGCCAAACAGCAGTCAGGCGCTGCAAAAACCGGACAAAGTATCGAGCAAATAGCCGCACGCGGCGCGTCGGCCGACAACGAATCTGTTTATCAGGGCATGTGCGCTTCGTGTCACGATTCAGGCGCGCTGGGTGCACCGAAGATAACCGACCGCGGCGCGTGGCAGTCGCGCATTGCCATGGGTGCACAAGCCCTCTACACCAGCGCCATCGGTGGTGTGGGCGCGATGCCTGCGAAAGGCGGTCATCCCCAGCTCAGCGATGCCGAGGTGAAACTCGCGGTTGACTACATTATTTCCCAGGTCGTGGGCGGCGGACAACAGAAAGCGGCTGCGGCCAAACAGCCGCAGTCGGGCGCTGCAAAAAAGGGACAAAGTATTAATCAAATAGCCGCACGGGGCGCATCAACCGACAACGAATCTGTTTATCAGGGCATATGCGCTTCGTGTCACGATTCAGGCGCGCTGGGTGCACCGAAGATAACCGACCACGGCGCGTGGCAGTCGCGCATCGCCATGGGCGCGCAGGCCCTTTACACCAGCGCCATCGGTGGCGTCGGCGCCATGCCTGCGAAAGGCGGTCATCCGCAGCTCAGCGATGCCGACGTGAAACTCGCGGTTGACTACATTATTTCCCAGGTTGCCGGCGGCGGACAGCAGCAATCGGGAAAAGCGGCTGCGGCTGAACAGCCACAGTCAGGCACTACAAAAAAGGGGCAATAA
- the rpmG gene encoding 50S ribosomal protein L33 → MAKTARDKIKLVSSAGTGHYYTTTKNKRNMPDKMEIKKYDPVVRKHVTYKESKIK, encoded by the coding sequence ATGGCTAAAACAGCACGCGACAAAATCAAGCTGGTGTCCAGCGCGGGTACCGGACATTACTACACGACCACGAAAAACAAGCGCAACATGCCGGACAAGATGGAGATCAAGAAATACGATCCCGTGGTGCGCAAGCACGTGACTTACAAGGAATCCAAGATCAAGTAA
- a CDS encoding GldG family protein translates to MEITSQSRWRLRLQNGLFVMLFVVVIGLLAWLSTAYRFQADWTAGNRNTLSQDSQQLLATIAEPISITAFVPEDATLRARIEETLGKYQRFKPDLNLSFSNPDLEPERAQAAGVTSTGQLAVRVGERTETVDDMSEQTLAEALQRLARDGPRWVVFLEGHDERDPEAEINPGFSRLNDNLTRGGLQVRTLNLIRNPHIPDNTTLLVIASPRKALLPGEVAKLRDYVRGGGNLLWLRDPDEPAGTQPLTHELGIEFIDGVLVDANPELREMLGIQHPAVVPVVDYGTHPVTEGLTAQTLFPFATALAAGTGTDWSAAPILTTLARTWSETGSLTGKEISFSSQDGDRAGPLTLALGLTRELGGLEQRVALVGDSDFLANGYIGNGENLALASNLFNWLAHDDELIAINPKGAPDTVLTLGNTQIFAVAFFFLTVLPVALMSVGLVIWLRRRRR, encoded by the coding sequence ATGGAAATCACGTCCCAATCGCGCTGGCGGCTGCGCCTGCAGAACGGTCTATTCGTCATGCTGTTCGTGGTTGTCATCGGCCTGCTGGCGTGGCTCAGCACCGCGTACAGGTTTCAGGCGGACTGGACGGCGGGTAATCGCAATACGTTGTCGCAAGACAGCCAGCAACTGCTGGCGACCATAGCCGAGCCGATTTCGATCACCGCGTTCGTGCCCGAAGACGCGACCTTGCGCGCCCGCATTGAGGAGACGCTGGGGAAATATCAGCGTTTCAAGCCGGACTTGAACTTAAGTTTCAGTAATCCCGATCTGGAGCCGGAGCGTGCTCAGGCGGCCGGTGTCACCAGCACGGGACAACTGGCGGTACGAGTCGGCGAGCGCACAGAGACCGTGGACGACATGAGCGAGCAGACCCTCGCCGAGGCGCTGCAACGGCTTGCGCGCGATGGTCCACGCTGGGTAGTGTTTCTGGAAGGCCATGACGAACGCGATCCGGAAGCCGAGATCAACCCCGGCTTCAGCCGCCTGAACGACAATCTCACCCGCGGCGGGCTGCAGGTGCGGACGCTCAATCTAATTCGCAACCCGCACATACCGGACAACACCACCCTGCTGGTCATCGCCTCGCCGCGCAAGGCGTTGCTGCCGGGCGAGGTCGCGAAACTGCGCGACTACGTGCGCGGCGGCGGTAATCTGCTGTGGTTGCGCGACCCGGATGAACCAGCGGGTACGCAACCGCTGACCCATGAGCTGGGTATCGAATTCATCGACGGCGTGCTGGTTGACGCGAACCCGGAGTTACGCGAGATGCTGGGCATTCAGCACCCAGCCGTCGTGCCGGTAGTGGATTATGGTACGCATCCCGTGACCGAGGGCCTCACCGCGCAAACCCTGTTTCCCTTCGCCACCGCGCTAGCCGCCGGCACGGGTACGGACTGGAGTGCTGCCCCGATACTCACCACCTTGGCGCGCACCTGGTCTGAAACAGGCAGCCTCACGGGTAAGGAAATCAGCTTCAGCAGTCAAGACGGCGATCGCGCCGGCCCGCTGACGCTTGCCTTGGGCCTTACGCGCGAGCTTGGGGGGTTGGAGCAGCGCGTGGCGTTGGTGGGCGACAGCGACTTTCTGGCGAACGGGTACATCGGCAACGGCGAGAATCTGGCACTCGCCAGCAATCTCTTTAATTGGCTGGCGCACGACGACGAACTGATCGCCATCAACCCCAAGGGCGCGCCCGACACGGTGCTGACACTGGGGAATACGCAGATCTTCGCAGTCGCGTTTTTCTTCCTGACCGTGCTGCCCGTCGCCCTTATGTCGGTGGGCCTGGTGATCTGGCTGCGCCGCCGACGGCGGTAA
- the folB gene encoding dihydroneopterin aldolase, which yields MSARPPDLVYLRELRLAAVIGIYEWEQRVRQTISIDLEMAADIASAAASDAIEDTLNYKAIAERLSSFVEESRFKLIETLAERAADMLLTEFGIRWLKLSVSKPGAVRGAREVGVVIERSAAASS from the coding sequence ATGAGCGCCCGACCCCCCGATCTTGTATATCTGCGCGAGCTGCGACTCGCCGCGGTGATCGGTATCTACGAATGGGAGCAGCGGGTCCGGCAGACGATTAGCATCGATCTGGAAATGGCGGCGGACATCGCATCAGCCGCGGCTTCCGATGCCATTGAAGACACCCTCAACTACAAGGCCATCGCGGAACGCCTCAGCAGCTTCGTCGAAGAGAGCCGCTTCAAGCTGATCGAGACGTTGGCCGAACGCGCCGCCGACATGCTGCTGACGGAATTCGGCATCCGCTGGCTGAAGCTCAGCGTGAGCAAGCCCGGCGCGGTGCGCGGTGCGCGCGAAGTCGGCGTGGTTATCGAGCGGTCGGCCGCGGCATCGTCCTGA